The Diceros bicornis minor isolate mBicDic1 chromosome 1, mDicBic1.mat.cur, whole genome shotgun sequence sequence aacatctttaagtttcaaaaggactgtgaaacttctagtttCAAatgcgggactgtgggagatcaagatttgaccatcctaaaatatatttctttacctTGGTCGTTTTCTGTAGGGaatttgacctccctcactaactgcctaaagagtttgacatggtggctccttcctggaacagatctgtcatgatggctataaagataatgtaggatagaggttacaatagaaaaggcaccaacaagcccatcgtatcagaagttctgtctctctggccacattctctgggtggccctgagaggagttgccagacaatcatttacatttatgagggaaacctccatttgtaaaggtatctccctctctattttgggaagagggggagatggcctcatttctagaggcttatcaatgtgaaaggtgaggccttaaatctacataataaccttactcttgtttactgtgctttagtggtaatctcctgtaactgactccccccacccccaaaatcctcctttgtcattggctgaacatggtatttaagacgagaatttctgctattgtgttgagaaacgcagtgtccctgctttctcccatgtatacatgttattaaatttggtattattttctcctgctagcttgtcttgttaattattttgccagccataaaaaccttaaggaaaaggacagagggagattctccctcttcccccgacagtgcACACCTGGGCCACAGACTCCAGTAAGGAGACAGCATCTCCCGCAAGGCCACAAGGCGGGCTGAGTGGGATGGCTGGGGATCGTGGATGGTGGGGCTGGCAGAAGATCAAGAAACAGTTGTCCCTTAAGAAGGGTCAGAGAGTGAGGACTAGGGGTGTCCCGTGATTCCTCCTGGCTCTCCAGTCGAGTTCTAGAAGCAGAGGCCATGCCTGCTCCCCGCTGGGCCCCAGTCCAGGTGCAGCCCCAGCTCCTTACATCCTGCATCCTCGAGGAGCGCCAGCCCCACAGCGCCCTCCACGAACACACTAGTGCACCTGCTACGCCAGCCCCTCCATGCTGGCCCGTCAGCGGGGCTCCCAAACCAGGAATCTTATTCCCTCACAGATTGCTAGATTCTCCGTGCCCCGTCCTTTCTTTCCATGAGGCACTTCTTTCTTTAGTATGCTGACAGTGTTCCAGGCACTGAGGATCCCTCCTGCCCCCTGCAAAAATTAGGCTGTATATTCACAACCCACGAGGAGCATAATGAGAAAGACAGACAtgacttatttcttttataaatagtaAAGGCATGCACCGGAATATAACATGTATAAGGTATCAAGAAAATTAACACCCCCAGGACCTactcctgcctgcccctcccccaccattaACCACCTCTTATCACACCCCCTTTCCTTTCCAGTTCTACCACGTAAGTGCCTTTTCCTATCAAATGTGTTGCTTGGTCTGTGTGAGTGTCCCCAGTGAccatgcccaggccccccgatttTCTAATGGGACAGTTCGTCCCTCCCATAGACACCCCACCCTCAGGCCAGCTCCACGGTGCAGGTGCGGCTCCAAGACTTGGGCACAAGGTGAGCAAATGTGGGCACTTCAGTTTAATTTCCCACATGATTAGGACAGGCAGAAACAGACAAGCTTACATCTTAATTGTAATAGTCATACTTTTATAAAGCTATTCAAGTCTTCCAGGTGGTACTAAACTGGTTCTTGTTACAGACACCTGAAAGCTCTTCACTGGAGAAACACTCATGCAGTTGCGCTGTCCTTCTGACGATGCTATTCACGTGCTCTGTTTGATAGTTACTGAGCCAACCCAGCTGCACCACAAGCGACAGAGCTCCCAGCATTTCCCATCGTGGTGCTCTCTCCTTGTCCTGCTTTCACCACGTTGGGCAGGGGCTGAAATGTTCTATGCAGAGCAAGAACGTGGTCTCCCCAACAACGCGCTGCCCTGCCAGCTTTGGATCTGAGCGGTTCTGAGTAGAGAGTTCCTGTGCGGACCGGCATGGACAAAGCGAGTGTGTTTAAACACTTGTGTTGGAAAGGCTTCGGTGACTATCCATTTCCTGACCGAGGGACTTCCTTCCTTTATCTgcacttcttggcttctctttCCTCCTACCCTTCGCTGCTCACCTCAGGTCCTCAACAATCCAGTTCTCAGACACCCATCACCCCAGGTCGCCCAGTTTTCCATATCTATCTCCCCCTCATCCATTCCTGCACCGGCCCACCCATTAAACAGCGGAACTTACCAAGGTCGGGGCAAACATGTGATGCCAGACCCTGTTTTGCACACAAAGAACAGAATGACACGGGTCCACCCCTCCAGCGGCTTAGTCTCCTACTGAAAGGTAAAGTTTTATCTTGATGGTCCAGCATATCCCGCCAAGAATACATCATCTGCATCCAGTTCCCTACCAAATGTAACCTATTGCTCCATTTCCTTCTTCCCCAACACCATACAGCAAGACACGAGGAAGGTCATGTAGGTTTAGCTCCAACGTTGGGCCAAGCTTCGCCAAGATAAGGACGTCATGAAGCACAGAACAGGCACAATACCCACACTTGAATCTTTTTACAAAGGAGTCTTGTATTGAAGGTTAGAGCTGACTTTTGAATCAGAACACGGCTGTCCCTGAACACTCCGTTTCTAGATGGCCCTTCAAGGAAGTCACTCATTATATACATCctaaaattcattaatttttgtgaggaagattagccctgagctaacatctgttgcaaatcctctttttttgccgaggaagattggccctgggctaacacctgtgcccatcttcctctactttctatgggacaccaccacagcatggcttgacaagcagtgcataagtgtgcgcccagggtccgaacccacgaacccagggctGCGGAAGCACAACACAGACACTTACCggcttgagccaccaggccagcttctACATCCTAAAATTTAAGAGATTGTTTTCAACCTTCAAGTCACAGTTCTGTGTACTAGTTTGACTTATGCTTTTGAATCTACTGGATAACTGCTGCATACTGATCCCATTGAGCTGTCACTAAAGCACGTTTCACATTAACTGCTTCTACATAGAAGCCTCCTTCATTCAGCTATAAGCACCTTGAAAGCAGATCACTTAGGAACAGAAACAAACGGATTTTATTCACACTGTATGGCTAACACTGGGCAGCGCTTGGTTTAGTTTATTGGTTCTAGTAGATCAACAACTCACCTAGCTATCCTTGCACCCTTACCTTCACAGCCGTGCTCAAGTCACTTCAACACAGCTCCACTACTCGATCTAGTTAACGACCCAGTTAACGACCCTGGTTGGAGAGTTTCTCATTAACTCTACGGAGTCGCCAAGTCTGCTTACGAATGCGCACACATTAGCCAACCATATGTTTCCGAAGTTAACTTACTCCGCGAAGCTCTCTTCAGCGTTAAGAGTTGGGACTTCGCATAATCAGCTCTCGAAAGGAAAGCTTTGCACACTACCAGCCACGTTTCGGGTCAGCTGAAAATTAAACTATTTGAGAGAACCCCCGCGGTTGGCACAGCACTCTTTGTGAGCAAGTGGTGGCTCTGAAAAGAGCCTTTGTGGTGAGAGCGGCGACTTCGGCGGCGCTCAAGTGCGATCCCCCCTGATACGGCGCGCTAACTGGATGTCCTTGGGCATGATAGTCACACGCTTCGCATGTATAGCGCACAGATTGGTGTCCTCAAACAGCCCCACCAAGTACGCCTCACACGCCTCCTGCAATGCCGTAACGGCGGAACTCTGAAAGCGCAAGTCTGTTTTGAAATCCTGCGCGATCTCCCGCACCAGACGCTGGAACGGCAGCTTGCGGATCAGCAGCTCCGTAGACTTCTGGTAGCGACGGATCTCACGCAGCGCCACGGTGCCGGGTCGGTAGCGGTGCGGCTTCTTCACACCGCCCGTGGCCGGCGCGCTCTTGCGGGCCACCTTGGTGGCAAGTTGTTTCCGCGGCGCCTTGCCACCAGTGGACTTCCGCGCTGTCTGCTTGGTGCGAGCCATGGATCAACGACGCGAGCAACACCGCTAAGACACTCTCAGCCGCCACTCACCGACTGCGAAAGCCCGTCCCTGTTCCCGCTTTTATACAGACTGCTGCCTTCCCATTGGCTGGCTGCCGGGTGGCGTGATGGCAGGCTGCGCTCTGATTGGCTCATGAGGCACTCCGCTCGCCAACCTGCCCCTTATCTTTGCGTGGCTCAGGCGTGACCACGCTGACTGGCGGATATTCCTAGGCCTCGCAGATGCCTCGTAGACCCTCTCTCCCGCCTGCAGACCCCGTGAGCCCGGATCGGGGTTCTGGTCCGGGTCCCATCATAGTGGGCCTCATCTCTGCCTGCGCCGCTCCCTCGTTTTCGCTCAGcactccccttctcctcccccacgAGCCAGGGGGGAAGAACTTTCTAGAAGCTCACACTCTGCATTCGGTCTGTGTGTGGTGACAGTGTTGAGTTTTCACCAAGCGATACTTAAAGGAATCCCCCACCCCTTGAGTCTTGCAAAAAACCCTTTCTCTATATGGCTCAGATGAGTAGGGGACGCCCCCTTGTTGACCCACTACAAGGCCGGGCACAAGCCCTCCGAATCCTCATCTTTGCCTCCTCGATGGTTAGCTGAACTCTAGTCCCCACTGATCACTTGGAACAAGATGCTCGTTTGCCCAGCTTTGCTTcagcttctctccctccccccgggGCCCTGATCAGGCCCCTCCTGAGAACTGGTCGCCCTCAGGGTCAAGCTTTCCCTCACCGACTGTCCCGTCAGCCGCCCTGACATCCCACTTCCCCATCCGGTTCCTGCTAGCCTTGTTCACGCCTCCGTATGAAAGAGAATCCCTCATTGCCTCACCCTTAGACCTGCAGATCTAACCCCGCAGATGAAGGGTGGCAGAACACGGTACTTCAGtgcaaggattattttgagctaaaggcacttgaaaaacagcagatGCAAGAAGACCTTTTTcatctctcctttttcttcctgagaACAGGAGTTAAAATTTCCCTGTGAAGGGTGTCCACCTTGTACCCAAAGAAAGGAAACATTCTTATCATCAAGGAGGGAAAGTTAAGACCAAAGAGGATTCTGCACAGAAGACCTCGTTAAACTAATTTGTATCTTCCTGTAGCctcctgattttttttgttagttttcCACAATTGCCCCTCTTTGTTCAACCTGGCATAAAAGCGTTTAGGTCTCGCCACTTCTGTGAGTCTCCATTTCCTTATGAGGACTCCTGTGTCGCGTGTCACGTAAGACTTACATGCTTCTCTCTTGTTAATCTGCCTTTTGTTACAGAGACCTAAGACAGGCTTCCTAAGAAGCTTCTGAAGTGGAGGCAGTCTTGTAGgcctgaacccttaacctgtggggtctgacgCAGTCTCCAGGCAGACGGTGTCAGAATTCATTTAATCGCTTGGTGGTGGGGAAAAACTCACACCTCGGAATTGGAATTGGAATCGTAGTGTGGGGCTCCCTAAGCCTGAGGCCCCCAGCAGATTCTTCCTCTCAAGCAGGTCTGCATTCGGCCTCCAGCATTTATCAAAATTGAAACCGAGCAAGAAGAGGTTAAAAAAccttccctgggctagaagacagcaaaaactttgagataagctttgctaactgcggctgtgcatattcagcacaatcaactgttgtttaaaactaaccaggtctttctgtccctccttagtatatgagtgagctgtctttcccaggaggTCAAGGTCCAGacgtcaagattcagcctcacaaggccaaacgcaggctgaagatgaaaactttcccagaaaagtccagagagtcaagggaaagaaattcagtctttagGGGCAAATGcaagctggtgggaaggtgccagccagcacgtccacatgctccccctaccccacctaaaaccccagcacatgctctccctcacaacctttaaaacccctggcctcccatctttcgggcagacgggacaaatttgagagctctcgtctcctGGCTGAtgtcacccgaaataaaaactctttccttgccgtaaGCCTGGCGTTCtggttttatttggcccctcttgtgtggcggataaagaacctgggtatgtatccggTAACAGAATGACCATCAAAGTGCTTCTACCTATTAATGGCTCTGACTGCTTCTGCTCCCAGTAAGCAGATCTCACCGGTGACTATCTGCATATACCTGTCTCTCCTGTTTTGGGGGAGCCTCTGCAACCTCAGTTCTCCGATGGGTCTAAAAAAGTCATTAATTTTCAATGTGTTCAGATTTTCTTGCAAGGACGACTttcaagctctttacatgtcaaGCTGAAACCTGAAGTCTCTGTAATGAGACACAGAAATACCTGCAATTTGTCTTGGGGACAAAGTCACAGATATCACCAACACCAACCACCGTGCAGCTTTGCCTTGCTCTACAAGGGAGGGAAATGCTACCCGTGGTCAGACATTAAAGAGCATAAGGACACAGCTTTCCCTAATGGTTGAAGTTCATGGGTCCCATTCCAGGCGATGTCCCTGGAACAGAGAACGCTTTCTCCCTTTTGTCAACTTCCACTTTAAGGAAGGTGATTGAGGCCTGATATCTGCACGAGGCTCAGACGGACAGGACATGCCATGAAGCAGGGGCCAATCAGGGGGTCACAGCTCCTAACTCTGCTCATCCTAGGACTCCGATCCCTGGAAAACTCAGAGAGCACAGAGACACCTAGGAAAATAAGGAAAAGCAGAACGCACCTAGTGATGATGAATTTTGCTCATCAGCTTGATGCACTACAGGGCACCCAGATTAATAATAAACGTGATTCTGGGCGTGTCTGTGAGGTGTTTCTGGATAAGATTAGCATTTGAACAGTTGGACCGCATAAAGCAGATCACCCTCGCCAATGGGGGCAGGCGTCATCCAATCTGTcaagggcctgaacagaacaaaaaggccgaggaaggaggaaggaggaattcgcCCCTTCGGCCAGactgtttgagctgggacatccttggccctcctggttctcaggccttgggACTCAGAGTGAATTGCAtcaccagctctcctgggtctctagcttgcagatggcagatcctGGAGTTCTCAGTAATCACACgagccaattctttataataaatgtcttcctctctctgtatcctattgtgtctgtttctctggaaaactctaATACAAACCTtttcagagaaaaatgaaaaatgtagcaAAAGGCCTCCTAAACACAGGGGCTGTGGTGTTTGAGAACATCTAGATGAAATGAACACAGCTTTCttactgggggtgggggcgggggtgaaCTGGAGGGAGATTTGAGGGCCCAGTGGCAAAGGGGCCTTTTTGACAAGTCAGGGAAATTGGGTTGGATCCTGTAGGTTATAGACAGTCAAGTTTTTGAAAAAAGATATGCTATTAAACCTTTTATTTAAGAGGGATGAATTCTTTTATGAAGGGCGTCTCCTCTCAAGCGCCCTCCCACTTGGTGCATTAACTGCAACAGAGGATCAACCATCACATCCCGGGAGGCACTGATGGCGTGCGCCTGCTGCTGCACGGCAAGCTGGCCGAGCACGCCGTGTCTGAGGGCACCAGGGCCGTCACCAAGTACACCAGCTCCAAGTGAGGCACTGGGAGCAGCTGAGCGAGCGGCGGAACCAACGGCTCTCTTCAGAGCCCCCTCTGCTATCAAGGGAAGAGCTGTGGTACTCACcaactttcatttcattttccagCAGGAAACAACAACATAGCATGTTGATTCAGAAAACAAATTCATTTTGCTTATAAATTTTGCTCCTcccctgttatgggttgaattatgtcccccccaaattcatatgttggagacataacccccagtacctcagaatgtgactgtatttgcagACAGAGTATTAAAGTGAAATGAgctcattagggtgggtcctgatCTAATATGACCGGTGTCCTGTAACAAGGGAAAACATGGACACCAAGatgcacacagagggaagacgatgtgaagagacacagggagaggacagccatctacaaggagagaggcctggaacagatacttccctcacagccctgaaAGGAACCGACACTGccgacactttgattttggacttttggcctccagaactgtgggataataaatttctgttgttaagctACCCACTCTGTGGTACCTTGTTTCGACAGCCCTAGCTGACTAATACATGCCCTTAAGGATTTCTATTTTAACGTGTCTCCCTTCTTATATATCACCTATGGCCAACCTGGCAGATTCACCCTTTATCCCCAAAGGGAAGACAAGTGGCCCCATCCAATGTCCTGGCCAATACCGTTTGCACAGGTTCCCTGGGAGAGGGGCTGATGATCACGTCCTCTGTGGGTTTTCAAGGGCCGGCTCTCGTCTCCCATCATGGACTGAGTCCTTTGGTCAATATTTTCTCATATGATAGCATAGTGCTCTGCATCTTTCCAGATTTTGCTATTTTACTTTCAGGTAATCTTTCCAATAATCtaatcatttcaaaatttaaatattattctatTGCCTTAAATTGACACAGGAATATCAGGGCACACTTTCTACGTGTTTGAGTCTGGCTGAGTGAGGAGGCAAAACCTTCTGCTTCTTGAAAGCATTTTTAACCACGTACAGATCTTTATGCATTTCTTCACCCCATTGTGCACACACTTGCATCAAGATTAACCAGTTGTAGGTATTTTTTGCTGTACCGAATGGGATTTCCTCATTACACCTTCTGTTCACTGTCTGTAGTGAATATTGAGTTTGCACAGCCGTTTTTTGTTTGGGTGACTGCAGTCTGTGATTTCTGTGTTTCAGGTACCTTCCGGAAGGTTTGCTCTTTGCCGCATACTGGCTGACAATGAATATTCCAGAATAATGGTAAAGAGGGATGGTGATGGTGGTCTTTTCTGATTTGTTCCCAACTCTCATGGTAACCATGCTCAAGTAGTTTAGTAACACGATGCTGGGATTTCTTTGATCCTAATTTATAaagattaataatttaaaaaaagataaaggattGAAGATGCCTTTTCTCTTTAGACCTAAATAAGGCAACTCTCATATTTTCCCCAATACTAAACCATTCTCTCATTGTTTCAAGAAATTCCGATTCATCATTGTCATTGTCATTCTTTTGATGCACTCCTGGAATGAATTTGCTAATATTTGAGGTAGAAttcctatctatttatttataagtGATGCTggtctgtactttttttttttttggtgggtcatcttcatttctggtttttttgtgtgtgtgtgtgaggaagatcagccctgtgctaccatctgccaatccttctctctctctctttttttttttttttgctgaggaagactggccctgggctaacatccatgcccattttcctccactttatatgggacaccgccacagcatggcttgccaagcagtgcgttggtgcactcctgggatctgaaccggcga is a genomic window containing:
- the H3-4 gene encoding histone H3.1t, with product MARTKQTARKSTGGKAPRKQLATKVARKSAPATGGVKKPHRYRPGTVALREIRRYQKSTELLIRKLPFQRLVREIAQDFKTDLRFQSSAVTALQEACEAYLVGLFEDTNLCAIHAKRVTIMPKDIQLARRIRGDRT